In Geotalea uraniireducens, one genomic interval encodes:
- a CDS encoding trans-sulfuration enzyme family protein, giving the protein MKIATRLIHSGHAVDPTTGALSIPIYQASTFRQESVDHFGRYDYSRSGNPTREALEETIAALEGGSRGFAFASGMAAISSALLLFSSGDHLVVCEDVYGGAFRVLTTLFQRLGIETTFVDTTDLAAIRAAIRPSSRGLYLETPSNPLLKVTDLRGAAALAREHGLLTLVDNTFMTPYLQRPLELGCDIVLHSGTKFLNGHSDVLCGFAVTRDEELGKRLKFVQNAFGAVLGPQDSWLVLRGLKTLKVRLEESQKNARALAEWLQRQPAVTAVHYPGLADHPGHRVHSEQSAGPGAVLSFTLATPELTRTLLERLELAAFAVSLGGVESIISYPAKMSHAAMPPAERAARGITDTLVRLSVGLEDLDDLVADFERVLNGA; this is encoded by the coding sequence ATGAAAATCGCCACCCGGCTGATCCATTCCGGCCACGCCGTCGACCCGACCACCGGGGCGCTCAGCATCCCGATCTACCAGGCGTCGACCTTCCGCCAAGAGTCGGTCGACCACTTCGGCCGGTACGACTACTCCCGCTCCGGCAACCCGACCCGCGAGGCACTGGAAGAAACCATCGCCGCCCTGGAGGGGGGGAGCCGCGGCTTTGCCTTCGCCTCGGGGATGGCAGCAATCTCCTCGGCGCTGCTTCTCTTCTCCTCCGGCGACCACCTGGTCGTCTGCGAGGATGTCTACGGCGGCGCCTTCCGGGTGCTGACCACCCTCTTCCAGCGGCTCGGCATCGAGACGACCTTCGTCGACACCACCGATCTCGCCGCCATCCGCGCCGCCATCCGGCCGAGCAGCCGGGGGCTCTACCTGGAAACGCCGTCCAACCCGCTCCTCAAGGTCACCGACCTGCGGGGGGCGGCGGCGCTGGCCCGGGAGCACGGCCTGCTGACCCTGGTGGACAACACCTTCATGACCCCCTACCTGCAGCGGCCGCTGGAGCTCGGCTGCGACATCGTTCTCCACAGCGGCACCAAGTTCCTCAACGGCCACAGCGACGTCCTCTGCGGTTTCGCCGTCACCCGCGACGAGGAGCTCGGCAAGCGGCTCAAGTTCGTCCAGAACGCCTTCGGCGCGGTACTCGGCCCCCAGGACTCCTGGCTGGTGCTGCGCGGTCTGAAGACCCTCAAGGTGCGGCTGGAGGAGAGCCAGAAGAACGCCCGGGCGCTGGCGGAATGGCTGCAGCGGCAGCCGGCGGTGACCGCCGTCCACTACCCGGGGCTGGCGGACCATCCGGGGCACCGGGTCCACAGCGAACAGAGCGCCGGGCCGGGGGCGGTCCTCTCCTTCACCCTCGCTACCCCGGAACTGACCCGGACCCTCCTGGAGCGGCTGGAGCTTGCCGCCTTCGCCGTCAGCCTCGGCGGCGTCGAGAGCATCATCTCCTACCCGGCGAAGATGTCCCACGCCGCCATGCCGCCGGCGGAGCGGGCGGCACGGGGGATCACCGACACCCTGGTCCGGCTGTCGGTGGGGCTGGAGGACCTGGACGACCTGGTGGCCGACTTCGAGCGGGTGCTCAACGGCGCCTGA
- a CDS encoding trans-sulfuration enzyme family protein has translation MHAATTAAHIGLDWDTRTGAVTVPIYQTATFRHPGLGQSTGYDYSRSGNPTRQALEEGIARLDGGTAGFAYASGMAAIAALLLLFSQGDHLIVTEDLYGGTYRLFEQILPQYGLEFSYVDTSDPAAVRAALRPTTRGLFVESLTNPLLKVADIAALAGLCREQRLLCIVDNTFLTPYLLRPLALGADIAVYSGTKYLAGHNDTVCGLAVVRDPALAERLKFHQNAVGAVLGPQDCWLTIRGLKTLSVRLDRQQENALAIARWLARHPQVERVYYPGLADHPGHELLRRQARGFGAMIAFTVREPALVEQLLLKTRLISFAESLGGVESLITFPEVQTHADLEPATRRRLGIDDRLLRLSVGIEAVDDLLDDLAQAFGDAPTTQHKETQP, from the coding sequence ATGCATGCAGCAACCACGGCCGCCCACATCGGCCTCGACTGGGACACCCGCACCGGCGCGGTGACCGTGCCGATCTACCAGACCGCCACCTTTCGCCACCCAGGGCTCGGCCAGAGCACCGGCTACGACTACAGCCGCTCGGGGAACCCGACCCGCCAGGCGCTGGAGGAGGGGATCGCCCGCCTCGACGGCGGCACCGCCGGCTTTGCCTACGCCTCGGGGATGGCGGCCATCGCCGCCCTGCTCCTGCTGTTTAGCCAGGGGGACCACCTGATCGTCACCGAAGACCTCTACGGCGGCACTTACCGACTGTTCGAGCAGATTCTCCCCCAGTACGGCCTCGAATTCAGCTACGTCGACACCAGCGACCCGGCGGCGGTGCGGGCGGCGCTTCGCCCCACCACCCGCGGCCTGTTCGTCGAATCGCTGACCAACCCGCTGCTCAAGGTGGCCGACATCGCCGCCCTGGCCGGCCTCTGCCGGGAACAGAGGCTGCTCTGTATCGTCGACAACACCTTCCTCACCCCCTACCTGCTCCGGCCGCTGGCGCTCGGGGCGGACATCGCCGTCTACAGCGGCACCAAGTACCTCGCCGGCCACAACGACACGGTCTGCGGCCTGGCGGTAGTCCGCGACCCGGCGCTCGCCGAACGGCTGAAGTTCCACCAGAACGCCGTCGGCGCGGTGCTCGGCCCCCAGGACTGCTGGCTGACCATCCGCGGCCTGAAGACCCTGTCGGTCCGCCTCGACCGCCAGCAGGAGAACGCCCTGGCCATCGCCCGCTGGCTCGCCCGCCACCCGCAGGTGGAGCGGGTCTACTACCCGGGGCTGGCCGATCACCCCGGCCACGAGCTGCTCCGGCGTCAGGCGAGGGGGTTCGGAGCGATGATTGCTTTCACCGTCCGCGAGCCGGCGCTCGTCGAACAGTTGCTCCTCAAGACCCGCCTGATATCATTTGCCGAGAGCCTCGGCGGCGTGGAGAGCCTGATCACCTTCCCGGAGGTCCAGACCCACGCCGACCTCGAACCGGCCACCCGGCGGCGGCTCGGCATCGACGACCGCCTCCTCCGCCTGTCGGTGGGAATCGAGGCTGTCGACGACCTGCTCGACGACCTGGCCCAGGCCTTCGGCGACGCACCGACCACCCAACACAAGGAGACCCAGCCATGA
- the cysK gene encoding cysteine synthase A → MAHIYGDNSRSIGNTPLIRLNRVTEGARATVLAKVEGRNPSSSVKCRIGASMIWAAEARGVLRPGVEIIEPTSGNTGIALAYVAAARGYRLTLTMPETMSIERRRLLAALGANLILTPGAEGMKGAVARAEALAAAEPARYFLPQQFRNPANPAIHEQTTGPEIWQDTDGAIDVLVAGVGTGGTISGISRYLKRTRGKQILSVAVEPRESPVIGQRLAGRELQPAAHRIQGIGAGFIPENLDLTLLDRVEPVESGEAIEFARRLAREEGLLVGISSGAAAAAAVRLARREEFAGKTIVVILPDGAERYLSTPLFEGL, encoded by the coding sequence ATGGCACACATTTACGGGGACAATTCGCGATCGATCGGCAACACGCCGCTGATCCGGCTCAACCGGGTCACGGAGGGGGCGCGGGCGACGGTGCTCGCCAAGGTGGAGGGACGCAACCCCTCCTCTTCGGTGAAGTGCCGGATCGGCGCCAGCATGATCTGGGCCGCCGAAGCGCGCGGCGTGCTCCGGCCGGGAGTGGAGATCATTGAGCCGACCAGCGGCAACACCGGCATCGCCCTCGCCTACGTGGCCGCCGCCCGCGGCTACCGGCTGACCCTGACCATGCCGGAAACGATGAGCATCGAGCGGCGCCGGCTCCTGGCGGCCCTCGGCGCCAATCTGATCCTCACTCCCGGGGCGGAGGGGATGAAGGGGGCGGTGGCCCGGGCGGAGGCGCTCGCCGCCGCCGAGCCGGCGCGCTATTTTCTCCCCCAGCAGTTCCGCAATCCGGCTAATCCGGCGATCCACGAGCAGACCACCGGCCCGGAGATCTGGCAGGATACCGACGGCGCCATCGACGTGCTGGTGGCGGGGGTCGGCACCGGCGGGACGATCAGCGGCATCTCCCGCTACCTGAAGCGGACCCGGGGGAAACAGATCCTCTCGGTGGCGGTGGAGCCCAGGGAGAGCCCGGTGATCGGCCAGCGCCTTGCCGGCCGGGAGCTGCAGCCGGCGGCACACCGCATCCAGGGGATCGGTGCCGGCTTCATCCCGGAGAACCTCGACCTGACGCTGCTCGACCGGGTCGAGCCGGTGGAGAGCGGCGAAGCGATCGAGTTCGCCCGGCGGCTGGCGCGGGAAGAGGGGCTTTTGGTCGGCATCTCCAGCGGCGCTGCCGCGGCGGCGGCGGTCCGGCTGGCCCGGCGGGAGGAGTTCGCCGGCAAGACCATTGTCGTCATCCTGCCGGACGGGGCGGAGCGCTACCTCTCCACCCCTTTGTTCGAGGGGCTCTAG
- a CDS encoding nitrite/sulfite reductase, with protein MATTGTAYRLDGVYPQRQEGFFMQRIKLPAGVLSAEQARAVAGIAERFGRGELHLTSRGSIEIHWVREPALPELKQALAAVGLTSRGACGGAVRGVSCGSPAGYPLLETLARRLQRHFAGNPRFERLPKKFKIGLEADERSGRHLIQDVGLVLAQQDEGEGRYDVWVAGGLGREPQPGFLLVPALTGTRLIPLLEAIIRVYAAHTPAGKRLKHLARELGREELARRIFAEPTATEELPPVGGLPEYLLAPGERLEATCFAGRLTAGELRRLADFAVRWAGGVLTVTGGQNIAFALAAGVDAAAARQALAGAGFAGSAPEERIACRVCPGSHECLMGLAPTRDLARSILAALGPVAATLDYALSGCPNSCSQPQLAAVGIVTARLAAGDDGRRVPRFDLYRRTDGGLGRRVAEQLSLAELVTALRRLDRHDSDPEGEPDEAAPRSAQTAAAA; from the coding sequence ATGGCGACCACGGGAACGGCCTATCGGCTGGACGGCGTCTATCCCCAGCGGCAGGAGGGGTTTTTCATGCAGCGGATCAAGCTGCCGGCGGGGGTCCTCTCGGCCGAGCAGGCCCGGGCGGTGGCCGGGATCGCCGAGCGGTTCGGCCGCGGCGAGCTGCACCTCACCAGCCGCGGCAGCATCGAGATCCACTGGGTACGGGAACCGGCGCTGCCGGAGCTGAAACAGGCGCTGGCGGCGGTCGGCCTCACCTCGCGGGGGGCCTGCGGCGGGGCGGTGCGCGGGGTGAGCTGCGGCAGTCCGGCCGGGTATCCGCTGCTGGAGACCCTGGCGCGGCGGCTGCAGCGGCACTTTGCCGGCAATCCCCGCTTCGAGCGGCTGCCGAAGAAATTCAAGATCGGCCTCGAAGCCGACGAGCGGAGCGGGCGGCACCTGATCCAGGACGTGGGGCTGGTGCTGGCGCAGCAGGATGAGGGGGAGGGCCGCTACGACGTCTGGGTGGCCGGCGGGCTGGGGCGGGAGCCGCAGCCGGGCTTCCTCCTGGTGCCGGCGCTCACCGGGACGCGGCTGATCCCGCTCCTCGAAGCGATCATCCGGGTCTACGCCGCCCACACCCCGGCCGGCAAGCGGCTCAAGCACCTGGCCCGGGAACTGGGGCGGGAGGAGCTGGCGCGGCGGATCTTCGCCGAGCCGACGGCGACGGAGGAGTTGCCGCCGGTCGGCGGCCTGCCGGAGTACCTCCTGGCGCCCGGCGAGCGGTTGGAAGCCACCTGCTTCGCCGGCCGGCTCACTGCCGGCGAACTGCGCCGGCTGGCCGACTTTGCCGTCCGCTGGGCCGGCGGGGTGCTGACGGTGACCGGCGGCCAGAATATCGCCTTCGCCCTGGCGGCCGGCGTCGATGCCGCCGCGGCGCGGCAGGCGCTGGCCGGGGCCGGCTTTGCCGGCAGCGCGCCGGAAGAGCGGATCGCCTGCCGGGTCTGCCCCGGCAGCCACGAATGCCTGATGGGGCTCGCCCCGACCCGCGACCTGGCCCGGAGCATCCTGGCTGCGCTCGGCCCGGTCGCCGCCACCCTCGACTACGCGCTTTCCGGCTGCCCCAACTCCTGCAGCCAGCCCCAGCTGGCGGCGGTCGGCATCGTCACCGCCCGGCTGGCGGCGGGGGACGACGGCCGGCGCGTCCCGCGCTTCGATCTCTACCGGCGCACCGACGGCGGTCTCGGCCGGCGGGTCGCCGAACAGCTGTCGCTGGCGGAACTGGTGACGGCGCTGCGCCGGCTCGACCGGCACGACAGCGACCCCGAGGGAGAACCCGATGAAGCTGCACCTCGATCAGCACAAACTGCAGCGGCTGCTTGA
- a CDS encoding SLC13 family permease, whose protein sequence is MERLAIDKPLKIDTRPLWLIVVDRTARYQVLTLLALAEALLFRLAPPAGLSVAGYHALLLFGGAVFLWVTGLLPLAVTALLILALLPLTGVLAARQTYALFGNEALFFILGAFILAAAMTGTGLAARLARAMLLRFGRTPRRLALTVFLLAAGLSFCMSEHAVAAMLFPVVAEIADSLGLKPGRSSYARLLFLAIAWGCIIGGIATFLGGARAPLAVGLLRENSGLDFTFFEWTAAAAPIVGPLLVSGFLLLTRFFPVDVASVAPGLQQLNRKRLEMGKLGGNELLTGLVMLATIGGWVVFGRRFGLANIALLAAALLFAFRVVSWQKIEEYVNWGIVLMYGGSIALASALQQSGAALWLVRKGLAAFTPSPFALVAVVSLVAMLLTECISHAAVVAILMPIGLGLAKGLGIDPRVLTLAIALPAGLAYCLPMGTPATAIVYGSGYLKSRDIVIPGAAIMALSWLLFLATAWLVWPLLGLTI, encoded by the coding sequence ATGGAGCGGCTCGCCATCGACAAACCGCTGAAGATCGACACCCGGCCCCTCTGGCTGATCGTCGTCGACCGGACCGCCCGCTACCAGGTGCTGACCCTCTTGGCGCTGGCGGAGGCGCTGCTGTTCCGCCTGGCGCCGCCGGCCGGGCTGAGCGTCGCCGGCTACCACGCGCTGCTTCTGTTCGGCGGGGCGGTTTTCCTCTGGGTCACCGGGCTGCTGCCGCTGGCGGTCACCGCCCTGCTGATCCTGGCGCTGCTGCCGCTCACCGGGGTGCTGGCGGCCCGGCAGACCTATGCCCTCTTCGGCAACGAGGCGCTCTTCTTCATCCTCGGCGCCTTCATCCTGGCGGCGGCCATGACCGGCACCGGCCTGGCGGCCCGGCTGGCCCGGGCGATGCTGCTCCGCTTCGGCCGCACGCCGCGGCGGCTGGCGCTGACCGTCTTCCTGCTCGCCGCCGGGCTCTCCTTCTGCATGAGCGAGCACGCGGTGGCGGCGATGCTCTTCCCGGTGGTGGCCGAGATCGCCGACAGCCTCGGCCTCAAGCCGGGGCGAAGCAGCTACGCCCGGCTCCTCTTCCTGGCCATTGCCTGGGGGTGCATCATCGGCGGCATCGCCACCTTCCTCGGCGGAGCGCGGGCGCCGCTGGCGGTGGGGCTCCTCCGGGAGAACAGCGGCCTCGACTTCACCTTTTTCGAGTGGACCGCCGCCGCGGCGCCGATCGTCGGGCCGCTGCTGGTCAGCGGCTTCCTGCTCCTGACGCGCTTCTTCCCGGTCGACGTCGCCAGCGTCGCCCCGGGGCTGCAGCAGCTCAATCGGAAACGGCTGGAGATGGGGAAGCTCGGCGGCAACGAACTCCTCACCGGCCTGGTGATGCTGGCGACCATCGGCGGCTGGGTGGTTTTCGGCCGGCGGTTCGGGCTGGCGAACATCGCCCTCCTGGCGGCGGCGCTCCTCTTCGCCTTCCGGGTCGTCTCCTGGCAGAAGATCGAGGAGTACGTCAACTGGGGGATCGTCCTGATGTACGGCGGTTCCATCGCCCTGGCGAGCGCCCTGCAACAGAGCGGTGCCGCCCTCTGGCTGGTCCGGAAGGGGCTGGCCGCCTTCACCCCGTCGCCGTTCGCGCTGGTGGCAGTCGTCTCGCTGGTGGCGATGCTCCTCACCGAGTGCATCAGCCATGCGGCGGTGGTGGCGATCCTGATGCCGATCGGCCTCGGCCTCGCCAAGGGGCTGGGGATCGACCCGCGGGTGCTCACCCTGGCCATCGCCCTGCCGGCGGGGCTCGCCTACTGCCTGCCGATGGGGACCCCGGCCACCGCCATCGTCTACGGTTCGGGCTACCTGAAGAGCCGGGACATCGTGATCCCCGGGGCCGCGATCATGGCGCTCTCCTGGCTCCTCTTCCTCGCCACGGCGTGGCTGGTCTGGCCGCTGCTCGGGCTCACCATCTGA
- a CDS encoding phosphoadenylyl-sulfate reductase, which yields MPLSREKRTDKELPMTDILELSATATPAEILRAGLAAAGGPVKLACSFSVEDVVLVDLIAELGLPIGTFALDTGRLNEETYEVAEALADRYRLAIDWYFPRHEAVEALERERGPFSFRRSLAERHHCCQIRKVEPLGRALHGLAGWVTGMRREQSVTRSGLRAIEIDTVNGGIVKINPLLAWDEAQVWAYAESRRLPVNRLHRQGYRSIGCAPCTRPVAPGEHPRAGRWWWEAAEHKECGLHRRR from the coding sequence ATCCCTCTTTCCCGGGAGAAACGAACTGACAAGGAGTTACCGATGACCGACATCCTCGAACTTTCCGCCACCGCCACCCCTGCGGAGATCCTCCGCGCCGGGCTCGCCGCCGCCGGCGGGCCGGTGAAGCTGGCCTGCTCCTTCTCGGTGGAGGACGTGGTCCTGGTCGACCTGATCGCCGAACTGGGGCTGCCGATCGGCACCTTCGCCCTCGACACCGGTCGGCTCAACGAAGAGACCTACGAGGTGGCCGAGGCGCTGGCCGACCGCTACCGGCTCGCCATCGACTGGTACTTCCCCCGCCACGAGGCGGTGGAGGCGCTGGAGCGGGAGCGGGGGCCGTTCTCCTTCCGCCGGTCGCTGGCCGAGCGCCACCACTGCTGTCAGATCCGCAAGGTGGAACCGCTCGGCCGGGCGCTCCACGGCCTGGCCGGCTGGGTCACCGGGATGCGCCGCGAGCAGAGCGTTACCCGGAGCGGGCTGCGGGCGATCGAAATCGACACCGTCAATGGCGGCATCGTCAAGATCAACCCGCTCCTCGCCTGGGACGAGGCGCAGGTCTGGGCCTACGCCGAGAGCCGGCGGCTGCCGGTCAACCGCCTCCACCGTCAGGGGTACCGCTCCATCGGCTGCGCCCCCTGCACCCGGCCGGTCGCCCCCGGTGAGCATCCGCGGGCGGGGCGCTGGTGGTGGGAGGCGGCGGAGCATAAGGAATGCGGCCTCCACCGGCGGAGGTGA
- the cysD gene encoding sulfate adenylyltransferase subunit CysD has translation MYDHLDELEAQSIYIFREAYRKFDNLAMLYSIGKDSTTMIHLARKAFFGRIPFPLVHIDTTYKYPEMIAYRDRMVREWGAELIVGRNEAALAAGTGPEQGRLACCAKLKTEGLAQLIDRHGFHGLFLGIRRDEEGSRAKERVFSPRDKNFEWSYKDQPPELWDQFNTSFAPGTHVRVHPILGWTELNIWEYIRREGIELCPLYFARDGKRFRSLGCMPCTRPIDSTAATVDEIIAELKTIKAPERAGRAQDQENAYGMQRLRAKGYM, from the coding sequence ATGTACGACCATCTCGACGAATTGGAAGCCCAATCCATCTACATCTTCCGCGAAGCGTACCGGAAGTTCGACAACCTCGCCATGCTCTACTCCATCGGCAAGGACTCGACCACCATGATCCACCTGGCGCGGAAGGCGTTCTTCGGCCGGATCCCCTTTCCGCTGGTCCACATCGATACCACCTACAAATACCCGGAGATGATCGCCTACCGGGACCGGATGGTTAGGGAGTGGGGGGCGGAGCTGATCGTCGGCCGGAACGAGGCGGCGCTGGCCGCCGGGACGGGGCCGGAGCAGGGACGGCTGGCCTGCTGCGCGAAGCTCAAGACCGAGGGGCTGGCCCAGCTGATCGACCGGCACGGTTTCCACGGCCTCTTCCTCGGCATCCGCCGCGACGAGGAGGGGAGCCGGGCCAAGGAGCGGGTCTTCTCCCCCCGCGACAAGAATTTCGAGTGGAGCTACAAGGACCAGCCCCCCGAGCTGTGGGACCAGTTCAACACCAGCTTCGCTCCCGGCACCCACGTCCGCGTCCACCCGATCCTCGGCTGGACCGAGCTGAACATCTGGGAGTACATCCGCCGCGAGGGGATCGAGCTCTGCCCGCTCTACTTCGCCCGGGACGGCAAGCGCTTCCGCTCTCTCGGCTGCATGCCGTGCACCCGGCCGATCGACTCCACCGCCGCCACGGTGGACGAGATCATCGCCGAGCTCAAGACGATCAAGGCGCCGGAGCGGGCCGGCCGGGCGCAGGATCAGGAGAATGCGTATGGGATGCAGAGGTTGCGCGCCAAAGGCTACATGTAG
- a CDS encoding sulfate adenylyltransferase subunit 1 gives MNQPETLKIVIVGHVDHGKSTLIGRLFYDTGAIPESRYAEIAATCKAQGREFEFAYLMDALEEEREQNITIDTAATFFRTATRPYVIIDAPGHKQFLKNMITGASSADAAILLVDGVEGVREQTRRHAYVLSLLGIRQVVVAVNKLDMVGYDRQRFQQVENDIRAFLHSVAIVPAHVIPISARAGENMARRLGGTPWYDGPTVLEALDTFENVRADRSLPLRLPVQDVYTWDGRRIYAGRVETGEVRRGDEVIFLPSGKITRIRSVEKWGAPALEAAGAGECIGVTTEDELFVERGEVIARRGSAPVKSRELLASIFWLADRPFRTGQSYLLKLATAEVIATAVAIEERLDSSTLEVTERQAAELLPTEVGNVRFLLKSDWACDLYGDNIRLGRFVIEAGPQIGGGGIIRSVVDEAGSAVQRINLDEQFIAGDEGNLVDLTRARSAVEFDVTPAFLDALARGDRVLFRLRDPGQLAPLALLAFEHRLAFSFSREGDRALVVLYREPPLAAPEEPPAVVF, from the coding sequence ATGAACCAGCCCGAAACGTTGAAAATTGTGATCGTCGGCCATGTGGACCACGGCAAGTCGACCCTGATCGGCCGGCTCTTCTACGATACCGGGGCGATCCCCGAGAGCCGCTATGCGGAGATCGCTGCCACCTGCAAGGCGCAGGGGCGGGAGTTCGAGTTCGCCTACCTGATGGACGCCCTGGAGGAGGAGCGGGAACAGAATATCACCATCGATACCGCCGCCACCTTCTTCAGGACGGCCACACGCCCCTACGTGATCATCGATGCCCCGGGGCACAAGCAGTTCCTGAAGAATATGATCACTGGCGCCTCCTCGGCCGACGCGGCGATTCTTCTGGTGGACGGCGTCGAGGGGGTACGGGAGCAGACCCGCCGCCACGCCTACGTCCTCTCGCTCCTCGGCATCCGCCAGGTGGTGGTGGCGGTCAACAAGCTCGATATGGTCGGCTACGACCGGCAGCGCTTCCAGCAGGTGGAGAACGACATCCGCGCCTTCCTCCATTCGGTGGCCATCGTCCCCGCCCACGTCATCCCGATCTCCGCCCGGGCCGGGGAGAACATGGCCCGACGGCTCGGCGGTACCCCCTGGTACGACGGCCCGACGGTGCTGGAGGCCCTCGACACCTTCGAGAACGTCCGCGCCGACCGGAGCCTGCCGCTGCGGCTGCCGGTGCAGGACGTCTACACGTGGGACGGCAGGCGGATCTATGCCGGCCGGGTGGAAACCGGCGAAGTCCGCCGCGGCGACGAGGTGATCTTCCTCCCCTCCGGCAAGATCACCCGGATCAGGAGCGTCGAGAAGTGGGGCGCGCCGGCGCTGGAGGCTGCCGGCGCCGGCGAGTGCATCGGCGTCACCACCGAGGACGAGCTGTTCGTCGAGCGGGGGGAGGTGATCGCCCGCCGCGGCAGCGCCCCGGTGAAGAGCCGCGAGCTGCTGGCGAGCATCTTCTGGCTGGCGGACCGGCCATTCCGCACCGGGCAGAGTTACCTGCTCAAGCTGGCCACCGCCGAGGTGATTGCCACCGCCGTGGCGATCGAGGAGCGGCTTGATTCCTCGACCCTGGAGGTGACCGAGCGGCAGGCCGCCGAACTTCTCCCCACCGAGGTCGGGAACGTCCGCTTCCTGCTGAAGAGCGACTGGGCCTGCGATCTTTACGGCGACAACATCCGGCTGGGGCGGTTCGTCATCGAGGCCGGCCCGCAGATCGGCGGCGGCGGGATCATCCGCAGCGTCGTCGACGAGGCCGGCAGCGCCGTCCAGCGAATCAACCTCGACGAGCAGTTCATTGCCGGCGACGAGGGGAACCTGGTCGACCTGACCCGGGCCCGGAGCGCCGTCGAATTCGACGTCACCCCGGCGTTTCTCGACGCCCTGGCCCGGGGGGACCGGGTGCTCTTCCGGCTCCGCGACCCGGGGCAGCTGGCGCCGCTGGCGCTGCTCGCCTTCGAGCATCGCCTCGCCTTCAGCTTCAGCCGGGAGGGCGACCGGGCGCTGGTGGTGCTGTACCGCGAGCCGCCGCTGGCAGCGCCGGAGGAGCCGCCGGCGGTGGTCTTCTGA